The following proteins are co-located in the Doryrhamphus excisus isolate RoL2022-K1 chromosome 3, RoL_Dexc_1.0, whole genome shotgun sequence genome:
- the large1 gene encoding xylosyl- and glucuronyltransferase LARGE1 isoform X1, with product MLGMCRGRRKFLAASLALLFIPALTWLYLSVGSFQVKPLPLSPLETQSSTPVGGDGERQALESRVRAVEEENRALRRELSRPPRSPSARLPYGGHHGNQSRAHSEEGTGDNEGQKAASAGNTSDCVQQPVVDKCETIHVAIVCAGYNASRDVVTLVKSVLFHRRNPLHFHFITDSIAQQILSSLFHTWMVPAVRVDFYDADELKSEVSWIPNKHYSGIYGLMKLVLTKTLPSNLQKVIVLDTDITFATDIAELWAVFHKFKGQQVLGLVENQSDWYLGNLWKNHRPWPALGRGFNTGVILLLLDRLRKLRWEQMWRLTAERELMSMLSTSLADQDIFNAVIKQNPFLVHQLPCFWNVQLSDHTRSEKCYKDVSDLKVIHWNSPKKLRVKNKHVEFFRNLYLTFLEYDGNLLRRELFGCPSEADHNSENLQKTLSELDEDDPCYEFRRERFTVHRTHLYFLHYEYQVTSDNTDVTLVAQLSMDRLQMLEAICKHWEGPISLALYLSDAEAQQFLRYAQGSEVLMSRGNVGYHIVYKEGQFYPVNLLRNVAMRQVNTPYMFLSDIDFLPMYGLYEYLRKSVVQLDMADAKKALVVPAFETLRYRLSYPKSKAELLSQLDMGTLFTFRYHVWTKGHAPTNFAKWRTATTPYKVEWEADFEPYVMVRRDSPEYDRRFVGFGWNKVAHIMELDAQEYELVVLPNAYMIHMPHAPSFDITKFRSNKQYRVCLKTLKEEFQQNMSRRYGFAALKYMTAENNS from the exons TGAAGCCCCTCCCCCTGTCGCCATTGGAAACCCAGTCATCCACGCCCGTGGGAGGGGACGGTGAGCGCCAAGCGTTGGAGTCTCGGGTGCGGGCGGTGGAAGAAGAGAACCGGGCGCTGCGCCGGGAGCTTAGCCGGCCACCCAGGAGCCCATCGGCACGCCTTCCGTACggtggtcaccatggcaaccagagCAGAGCCCATTCAGAGGAGGGCACCGGTGACAACGAGGGCCAGAAAGCTGCTTCAGCGGGAAACACTTCAGACTGTGTCCAACAGCCGGTCGTGGATAAGTGTGAG ACCATCCATGTTGCCATCGTATGTGCAGGCTACAACGCCAGTCGAGATGTGGTGACACTGGTTAAATCGGTCCTTTTCCACAG GCGGAACCCCCTTCATTTCCATTTCATCACAGACTCCATAGCTCAGCAAATCCTGTCCTCGCTCTTCCACACCTGGATGGTTCCTGCTGTTCGGGTCGACTTCTACGACGCAGATGAACTGAAG TCCGAGGTGTCGTGGATCCCAAACAAACATTATTCCGGAATCTACGGTCTGATGAAGTTGGTGCTCACAAAGACGCTCCCGTCTAATCTACAAAAAGTCATCGTTCTGGACACAGACATCACATTCGCCACGGACATCGCCGAGCTCTGGGCTGTCTTCCACAAGTTTAAAG GCCAGCAGGTTCTGGGTCTGGTGGAGAACCAGAGTGACTGGTACCTGGGAAACCTGTGGAAGAACCATCGGCCCTGGCCTGCATTGGGGAGGGGCTTCAACACTG GGGTGATTTTGCTTCTCCTCGATCGACTCCGAAAGCTGAGATGGGAGCAGATGTGGCGGTTGACTGCGGAGCGGGAATTAATGAGCATGTTGTCCACTTCATTGGCAGATCAG GATATCTTCAATGCTGTCATCAAGCAGAATCCATTCCTGGTTCACCAGCTTCCATGCTTCTGGAACGTTCAGCTCTCTGACCACACCCGCTCTGAGAAGTGCTACAAAGATGTGTCGGACCTCAAG GTCATCCACTGGAACTCTCCTAAGAAACTACGAGTGAAGAACAAGCACGTGGAGTTTTTCCGTAATCTCTACCTGACCTTCCTGGAGTACGACGGCAACCTGCTACGGCGAGAGCTGTTTGGCTGCCCCAGTGAGGCCGACCACAACAGCGAGAAT CTCCAGAAGACGCTGTCCGAGTTGGATGAAGACGATCCATGCTACGAGTTCCGTCGGGAGAGATTCACCGTCCACAGAACGCACCTTTACTTCCTCCACTATGAGTACCAAGTCACGTCTGACAACACAGACGTCACCTTAGTCGCCCAGCTTTCCATGGACAG GCTTCAGATGTTGGAGGCCATCTGCAAGCACTGGGAAGGCCCCATCAGCTTGGCGCTGTACCTGTCCGACGCCGAGGCGCAGCAGTTCCTGCGCTACGCCCAGGGCTCGGAGGTGCTCATGAGCCGTGGCAACGTTGGCTACCACATTGTCTACAAAGAGGGACAGTTCTACCCCGTCAACCTGCTGCGGAATGTGGCCATGCGACAGGTCAATACACCCTACATGTTCCTGTCCGACATCGATTTCTTGCCCATGTACGGCCTCTACGAGTATCTCAG GAAGTCAGTTGTTCAACTCGACATGGCCGACGCCAAGAAAGCACTGGTGGTGCCAGCGTTTGAGACGCTGCGCTATCGTCTGTCTTACCCCAAATCCAAAGCTGAGCTGCTTTCTCAGCTTGACATGGGAACTCTCTTCACATTCAG GTACCATGTGTGGACCAAAGGCCACGCACCAACTAACTTTGCCAAATGGCGGACAGCCACCACGCCCTACAAGGTGGAGTGGGAGGCGGACTTCGAGCCTTACGTCATGGTGAGGAGGGACAGCCCCGAGTATGACCGCCGCTTCGTGGGCTTCGGCTGGAACAAGGTGGCACACATCATGGAACTGGATGCACAG GAATATGAATTAGTGGTCCTGCCCAACGCGTACATGATCCACATGCCCCACGCGCCCAGCTTCGACATCACCAAGTTCCGCTCCAACAAGCAGTACCGGGTCTGCCTCAAGACCCTGAAGGAGGAGTTCCAGCAGAACATGTCCAGGCGCTACGGCTTCGCCGCCCTTAAATACATGACGGCCGAGAACAACAGCTAG
- the large1 gene encoding xylosyl- and glucuronyltransferase LARGE1 isoform X2, which translates to MKFSCMVRVYREPLAAPECSSSTGLVHRDRLQSCLNIVHIRKTRRNPLHFHFITDSIAQQILSSLFHTWMVPAVRVDFYDADELKSEVSWIPNKHYSGIYGLMKLVLTKTLPSNLQKVIVLDTDITFATDIAELWAVFHKFKGQQVLGLVENQSDWYLGNLWKNHRPWPALGRGFNTGVILLLLDRLRKLRWEQMWRLTAERELMSMLSTSLADQDIFNAVIKQNPFLVHQLPCFWNVQLSDHTRSEKCYKDVSDLKVIHWNSPKKLRVKNKHVEFFRNLYLTFLEYDGNLLRRELFGCPSEADHNSENLQKTLSELDEDDPCYEFRRERFTVHRTHLYFLHYEYQVTSDNTDVTLVAQLSMDRLQMLEAICKHWEGPISLALYLSDAEAQQFLRYAQGSEVLMSRGNVGYHIVYKEGQFYPVNLLRNVAMRQVNTPYMFLSDIDFLPMYGLYEYLRKSVVQLDMADAKKALVVPAFETLRYRLSYPKSKAELLSQLDMGTLFTFRYHVWTKGHAPTNFAKWRTATTPYKVEWEADFEPYVMVRRDSPEYDRRFVGFGWNKVAHIMELDAQEYELVVLPNAYMIHMPHAPSFDITKFRSNKQYRVCLKTLKEEFQQNMSRRYGFAALKYMTAENNS; encoded by the exons ATGAAGTTTAGCTGCATGGTGCGAGTGTACAGGGAGCCCTTGGCAGCTCCCGAATGCTCATCAAGCACTGGCTTGGTCCACCGCGATCGTCTACAGTCCTGCCTGAATATAGTACATATTCGGAAAACACG GCGGAACCCCCTTCATTTCCATTTCATCACAGACTCCATAGCTCAGCAAATCCTGTCCTCGCTCTTCCACACCTGGATGGTTCCTGCTGTTCGGGTCGACTTCTACGACGCAGATGAACTGAAG TCCGAGGTGTCGTGGATCCCAAACAAACATTATTCCGGAATCTACGGTCTGATGAAGTTGGTGCTCACAAAGACGCTCCCGTCTAATCTACAAAAAGTCATCGTTCTGGACACAGACATCACATTCGCCACGGACATCGCCGAGCTCTGGGCTGTCTTCCACAAGTTTAAAG GCCAGCAGGTTCTGGGTCTGGTGGAGAACCAGAGTGACTGGTACCTGGGAAACCTGTGGAAGAACCATCGGCCCTGGCCTGCATTGGGGAGGGGCTTCAACACTG GGGTGATTTTGCTTCTCCTCGATCGACTCCGAAAGCTGAGATGGGAGCAGATGTGGCGGTTGACTGCGGAGCGGGAATTAATGAGCATGTTGTCCACTTCATTGGCAGATCAG GATATCTTCAATGCTGTCATCAAGCAGAATCCATTCCTGGTTCACCAGCTTCCATGCTTCTGGAACGTTCAGCTCTCTGACCACACCCGCTCTGAGAAGTGCTACAAAGATGTGTCGGACCTCAAG GTCATCCACTGGAACTCTCCTAAGAAACTACGAGTGAAGAACAAGCACGTGGAGTTTTTCCGTAATCTCTACCTGACCTTCCTGGAGTACGACGGCAACCTGCTACGGCGAGAGCTGTTTGGCTGCCCCAGTGAGGCCGACCACAACAGCGAGAAT CTCCAGAAGACGCTGTCCGAGTTGGATGAAGACGATCCATGCTACGAGTTCCGTCGGGAGAGATTCACCGTCCACAGAACGCACCTTTACTTCCTCCACTATGAGTACCAAGTCACGTCTGACAACACAGACGTCACCTTAGTCGCCCAGCTTTCCATGGACAG GCTTCAGATGTTGGAGGCCATCTGCAAGCACTGGGAAGGCCCCATCAGCTTGGCGCTGTACCTGTCCGACGCCGAGGCGCAGCAGTTCCTGCGCTACGCCCAGGGCTCGGAGGTGCTCATGAGCCGTGGCAACGTTGGCTACCACATTGTCTACAAAGAGGGACAGTTCTACCCCGTCAACCTGCTGCGGAATGTGGCCATGCGACAGGTCAATACACCCTACATGTTCCTGTCCGACATCGATTTCTTGCCCATGTACGGCCTCTACGAGTATCTCAG GAAGTCAGTTGTTCAACTCGACATGGCCGACGCCAAGAAAGCACTGGTGGTGCCAGCGTTTGAGACGCTGCGCTATCGTCTGTCTTACCCCAAATCCAAAGCTGAGCTGCTTTCTCAGCTTGACATGGGAACTCTCTTCACATTCAG GTACCATGTGTGGACCAAAGGCCACGCACCAACTAACTTTGCCAAATGGCGGACAGCCACCACGCCCTACAAGGTGGAGTGGGAGGCGGACTTCGAGCCTTACGTCATGGTGAGGAGGGACAGCCCCGAGTATGACCGCCGCTTCGTGGGCTTCGGCTGGAACAAGGTGGCACACATCATGGAACTGGATGCACAG GAATATGAATTAGTGGTCCTGCCCAACGCGTACATGATCCACATGCCCCACGCGCCCAGCTTCGACATCACCAAGTTCCGCTCCAACAAGCAGTACCGGGTCTGCCTCAAGACCCTGAAGGAGGAGTTCCAGCAGAACATGTCCAGGCGCTACGGCTTCGCCGCCCTTAAATACATGACGGCCGAGAACAACAGCTAG